One window of the Candidatus Paceibacterota bacterium genome contains the following:
- the ruvA gene encoding Holliday junction branch migration protein RuvA, whose protein sequence is MIAFVEGLCVRTTETYVVIATGNIGYKVYSNQETLKRLRNWGDTKRVLLWTHHAIREDSQDLYGFIEESDLDMFTLLLNVSGVGPKTALNILNIASAETIRQGISTGDAIHLSRTTGIGRKTAEKIIFALAGKISVVTGVNAEEQVSFEEAVEALTAIGYQERQIREALKKIDTTGKSSAELVKESLKRLADK, encoded by the coding sequence ATGATTGCATTCGTCGAAGGGCTCTGTGTCCGCACTACAGAAACATACGTTGTGATAGCAACGGGCAATATTGGGTATAAGGTATACAGCAACCAAGAAACACTTAAACGTCTTCGTAATTGGGGTGATACAAAGCGTGTTTTATTGTGGACACACCATGCGATTCGCGAGGATTCTCAAGACCTTTATGGGTTTATCGAAGAAAGTGACCTGGATATGTTCACCCTCCTTCTCAATGTCAGTGGTGTTGGACCAAAAACAGCACTAAATATTTTAAACATTGCGAGCGCAGAGACTATCCGACAAGGAATTTCTACAGGTGATGCAATTCATCTCAGTCGAACAACTGGTATCGGTAGAAAAACAGCTGAGAAAATAATCTTCGCCCTTGCTGGAAAGATTTCAGTTGTAACTGGGGTAAACGCTGAAGAACAGGTTTCATTTGAAGAAGCAGTTGAAGCACTCACTGCGATTGGGTACCAAGAGCGACAAATTCGAGAAGCGCTTAAGAAAATTGACACTACTGGCAAATCTTCTGCAGAACTGGTAAAAGAGAGCCTCAAGCGCCTAGCCGACAAGTAG
- the tsaE gene encoding tRNA (adenosine(37)-N6)-threonylcarbamoyltransferase complex ATPase subunit type 1 TsaE, giving the protein MDTLAEYQIFSLEKIDSVAETILDVVGSHYSGKGAFVITLSGDLGAGKTALTQAIARKLGVTENVSSPTFVVQKTYPLSTPNPQGFTQLIHIDAYRIENQAEAEVLKLQELLHTQGVLFIIEWPEKLPSFRVDMRIELAHAPEVGEDTRSMNVVLM; this is encoded by the coding sequence ATGGACACACTCGCCGAATACCAGATATTTTCACTAGAAAAGATTGATAGTGTCGCAGAGACTATTTTAGATGTTGTTGGAAGCCACTACTCAGGAAAAGGTGCATTCGTTATTACGCTTTCAGGTGACCTTGGGGCAGGAAAGACGGCCTTAACGCAGGCGATTGCACGAAAACTAGGGGTAACTGAGAATGTCTCAAGTCCCACGTTCGTGGTCCAAAAGACATATCCGTTGTCCACACCTAATCCACAGGGTTTTACACAGCTTATACACATAGACGCGTATAGGATTGAAAACCAAGCTGAGGCGGAGGTTTTGAAGCTACAAGAGTTACTGCATACACAAGGGGTATTATTCATCATTGAGTGGCCAGAAAAGTTACCTAGCTTTCGAGTTGATATGCGCATAGAATTGGCTCACGCTCCTGAAGTCGGAGAAGATACTCGCTCCATGAATGTAGTACTAATGTAA
- a CDS encoding D-glycerate dehydrogenase, giving the protein MKHIYITRPIPSLASSMLRDAGFEVTQNTASKIPSPRNLIKALKGKKYDGVLSLLTEKIDASIFDAAPEAKIISNYAVGFNNIDVEEAKKRGVAVTNTPVTSEPVAEFTLALILALATRIVEGDRFMKKGKYAGWDPNLLNGTDLKGKVLALVGSGRIGFSVAERAYKALGMKIEYYDPIPNPKLEAECGAVRHENVDDLLKVGDYVSIHVPLMKETEHLIDGRRLSLMKPNAFLINTSRGPVVDEKALEKALKERVIRGAAIDVYEFEPKVSRGLRKLENVILTPHIASARESARLEMAKVAAQNIIDFFEGKKPVGLVG; this is encoded by the coding sequence ATGAAACACATCTACATCACCCGACCGATACCATCTCTTGCAAGTTCAATGCTGCGTGATGCTGGTTTTGAGGTAACACAAAACACCGCTTCAAAAATTCCATCACCACGAAATCTTATAAAAGCCCTCAAGGGAAAAAAGTATGACGGAGTGCTTTCTCTCCTTACTGAAAAAATTGATGCGAGCATTTTTGATGCTGCGCCCGAAGCGAAAATCATATCTAACTATGCGGTTGGGTTTAATAACATCGATGTAGAAGAAGCAAAGAAGCGGGGAGTGGCAGTAACAAACACGCCTGTTACCAGTGAACCTGTTGCAGAGTTTACGCTTGCACTTATCCTGGCACTCGCTACGCGAATCGTTGAAGGAGACCGATTTATGAAGAAAGGAAAATATGCTGGTTGGGATCCAAACCTCCTCAACGGAACTGATCTCAAAGGAAAAGTGCTCGCGCTTGTTGGTAGTGGCCGTATTGGATTTAGCGTAGCTGAGCGCGCATACAAGGCGCTTGGTATGAAGATTGAATATTACGATCCAATTCCAAATCCAAAACTAGAAGCAGAGTGTGGAGCGGTGCGACATGAGAATGTAGATGACCTACTTAAAGTGGGAGACTATGTCTCTATTCACGTACCACTCATGAAAGAAACCGAACATTTAATTGATGGACGAAGATTATCTCTCATGAAACCAAATGCGTTTTTAATTAATACTTCACGCGGACCAGTAGTCGATGAAAAGGCACTAGAAAAAGCACTCAAGGAAAGAGTGATTAGGGGAGCAGCAATCGATGTGTATGAATTTGAACCCAAAGTGTCTCGTGGACTTCGGAAGTTAGAGAACGTCATCCTTACTCCTCACATTGCCTCAGCTCGAGAGAGTGCTCGTCTAGAAATGGCTAAGGTTGCAGCTCAAAACATCATTGATTTCTTCGAAGGAAAGAAGCCTGTTGGCTTGGTGGGGTAA
- the ruvB gene encoding Holliday junction branch migration DNA helicase RuvB, giving the protein MSSAIPQDPLVGTDAEFKEEEATSLDLTLRPHRFEEYIGQSLIKDNLKVLIQAAKERSETPEHILFYGPPGLGKTTLAHIVAKEIGAQMKITSGPAIEKVGDLASILTNLGPGDVLFIDEIHRLNKTIEEVLYPAMESRVLDIIIGKGPSARTIQLDLQPFTLIAATTRVSLLSSPLRSRFSGGVFKMEFYTPDEIKKIIKRSASLLSAEIDHDAVTKIAERSRFTPRTANFLVKRARDYGQVKRLALSGDLVHEALAMLGIDELGLTSSDREILHTIIHKFGGGPVGIGTIAAALSEDEGTIEDYNEPYLIQIGMLERTPRGRVATIKAHGHIKKS; this is encoded by the coding sequence ATGTCAAGCGCCATCCCTCAGGACCCATTAGTAGGCACCGATGCGGAGTTTAAAGAGGAAGAAGCCACTTCCCTTGATTTAACGTTACGACCTCATCGTTTTGAGGAGTATATTGGGCAAAGTTTAATAAAAGACAACCTTAAAGTTCTCATTCAGGCTGCTAAAGAGCGCTCTGAAACTCCTGAACATATTCTTTTTTACGGTCCTCCAGGTCTTGGAAAAACAACGCTCGCACATATTGTCGCAAAAGAGATTGGTGCTCAGATGAAAATTACATCTGGCCCCGCAATTGAGAAGGTTGGAGACCTTGCATCTATTCTTACAAACCTCGGTCCTGGTGATGTTTTATTTATTGATGAGATCCATCGACTCAACAAAACAATTGAAGAAGTACTCTACCCTGCTATGGAATCACGCGTACTCGATATTATTATCGGCAAAGGCCCATCAGCTCGAACAATTCAATTAGACCTCCAGCCGTTTACATTAATCGCAGCAACAACCCGCGTCTCTCTCCTCTCTTCACCACTTAGAAGTCGTTTTTCTGGAGGAGTCTTCAAGATGGAATTTTATACACCAGATGAAATTAAAAAAATCATCAAACGATCAGCGTCACTCTTGAGTGCAGAAATTGATCATGATGCAGTCACAAAAATTGCAGAGAGAAGTAGATTCACACCAAGAACAGCAAACTTCCTGGTTAAACGCGCACGCGACTACGGACAAGTTAAACGGTTAGCACTCTCAGGTGACTTGGTACACGAGGCACTCGCCATGCTCGGTATTGATGAGTTGGGTCTCACAAGCTCAGACCGAGAAATACTCCACACAATCATTCATAAGTTCGGAGGAGGTCCTGTTGGAATTGGAACAATTGCCGCTGCACTATCCGAAGACGAAGGAACTATTGAGGACTATAACGAACCATATCTAATTCAGATTGGAATGCTCGAGCGCACCCCTCGCGGTCGTGTCGCAACAATAAAAGCACACGGTCACATTAAGAAGTCGTAA
- a CDS encoding GspE/PulE family protein, producing the protein MITFNDDKQVKQLKELRDKDSENLAQMLAAKYGFKYADLTLTPINLEALRIVPEKIAQEAQVAPYNVVAHRLDLAVLSPNLPKTVEVIADLEQKGYQVTKTLVSNNSLEIVWKRYKELSFSEETQAGALEIAGDQLQQFLESVHSLEDVRKMIEEKLGGTGSLRNRKTSSILEIILAGGLATGASDIHLEPEEEYARLRYRIDGVLTDIMNFDSHTYTLLLSRIKLLSGLKLNIHENAQDGRFSIKIKESEIEIRTSALPGAYNESLVMRILNPDSISVPLEALGIEPHLLSVIMHELSRPNGLILTTGPTGSGKTTALYAFIRKIHSQTIKIITIENPIEYHLPGIVQTQTDTEKGYTFLSGLRSALRQDPDVIMVGEIRDQETAEIAVNAALTGHLVFSTLHTNNAAGTFPRLIDLGIDTKILSSAISISMAQRLARKLCENCKKEQPINNTDKALFERILKNLARPEEVPQREKIWTAAGCEKCNHTGYKGRVGLYEAILMNEAIEQVLRNNPSEREIWKAALPQGINTIQQDGVIKVLRGVTSLDELERVIDLDQSWL; encoded by the coding sequence ATGATCACGTTTAATGACGACAAGCAGGTAAAGCAACTAAAAGAGTTGCGCGACAAAGACTCAGAAAACCTCGCGCAAATGCTTGCTGCTAAATATGGGTTTAAGTATGCAGACCTCACACTTACCCCAATCAACCTTGAAGCGCTTCGTATTGTCCCTGAAAAAATTGCCCAAGAGGCACAAGTTGCACCGTATAACGTTGTAGCTCACCGACTTGATCTTGCAGTTCTCTCCCCTAACCTACCTAAAACAGTCGAGGTTATTGCTGATCTTGAACAAAAGGGATATCAAGTAACAAAAACACTTGTATCAAATAATAGTTTGGAAATTGTCTGGAAGCGATACAAAGAATTATCCTTCTCAGAAGAAACCCAAGCTGGTGCACTTGAAATTGCTGGTGACCAACTCCAACAATTCTTAGAATCAGTACATTCTCTTGAAGACGTTCGAAAGATGATCGAAGAAAAGCTTGGTGGAACTGGAAGTCTTCGAAATAGAAAAACATCAAGCATTCTTGAAATTATTCTCGCCGGAGGACTTGCAACAGGAGCGTCTGATATTCACCTAGAACCTGAAGAAGAATATGCTCGACTTCGCTATAGGATCGACGGTGTGCTTACCGATATCATGAATTTTGATTCACATACGTACACTCTCCTTCTTTCTCGTATCAAACTTCTCTCAGGACTAAAACTAAATATCCACGAGAATGCCCAAGACGGTCGCTTCAGTATAAAAATTAAAGAGAGTGAAATTGAAATTCGTACATCAGCGCTGCCTGGTGCATACAACGAATCACTGGTTATGCGTATCTTGAATCCTGATTCAATTTCAGTACCACTTGAGGCCCTCGGTATCGAGCCACACCTTTTAAGTGTAATTATGCACGAACTCTCACGGCCAAACGGACTTATTCTTACAACAGGTCCAACAGGAAGCGGAAAAACCACAGCGCTCTATGCGTTCATCCGAAAGATCCACTCACAGACTATTAAAATCATCACGATTGAAAACCCAATCGAGTACCACCTTCCTGGTATCGTGCAAACACAAACAGACACTGAAAAAGGATACACCTTCCTCTCCGGACTTCGCTCTGCGCTTCGACAAGACCCTGACGTAATCATGGTGGGAGAAATTCGAGATCAAGAGACAGCTGAAATTGCGGTAAATGCTGCACTCACTGGTCACTTGGTGTTCTCAACACTCCACACCAACAACGCCGCAGGAACATTCCCCCGCTTGATTGACCTTGGAATTGATACAAAGATCCTCTCTTCTGCTATTAGTATTTCAATGGCTCAGCGATTGGCACGAAAATTATGTGAGAACTGTAAAAAAGAACAACCTATTAATAACACCGACAAAGCACTCTTTGAACGCATATTAAAAAACCTTGCTCGCCCAGAAGAAGTACCTCAAAGAGAAAAAATCTGGACAGCAGCAGGTTGTGAGAAGTGTAACCACACGGGATACAAAGGACGAGTTGGATTATATGAAGCTATTCTTATGAACGAGGCGATTGAACAAGTACTTCGTAACAACCCGAGTGAGCGTGAGATTTGGAAAGCAGCACTCCCACAAGGAATTAACACAATACAACAAGATGGAGTGATTAAAGTACTTCGTGGAGTCACTTCCCTTGATGAACTTGAGCGTGTGATCGATCTTGATCAGTCATGGTTGTAA
- a CDS encoding TrmH family RNA methyltransferase, protein MQKKEETYGEYNAVAVLCDIRSEENVGSMFRTSDAVGITKLYLAGYTPAPLDKFNRPTSKIAKAALGAQETISWEHKKSVPALLKRLKKEGYVLVAVEQSENSVDYKTVTFPRIKIAIVVGNEVTGLSKSVLNLCDVTAEIPMKGNKESLNVSVAFGVAAFRIFNI, encoded by the coding sequence ATGCAGAAAAAGGAAGAAACATATGGTGAATACAATGCTGTTGCAGTGCTATGTGATATCAGAAGTGAGGAAAATGTTGGTTCAATGTTCCGCACTTCTGATGCGGTAGGTATCACCAAGCTGTATCTTGCGGGGTATACGCCCGCACCACTTGATAAGTTCAATCGACCAACATCAAAAATTGCCAAAGCTGCTCTTGGGGCTCAAGAAACTATTTCCTGGGAACATAAAAAGAGTGTTCCAGCACTCCTTAAGCGATTAAAAAAGGAAGGGTATGTGTTGGTTGCAGTAGAGCAGTCAGAAAATTCAGTAGATTACAAAACAGTTACTTTTCCTCGTATAAAAATAGCGATCGTGGTTGGAAACGAGGTGACTGGGTTATCTAAATCCGTATTAAACCTTTGTGATGTCACAGCGGAAATTCCCATGAAAGGGAATAAGGAGTCACTCAATGTTTCTGTTGCATTCGGTGTTGCTGCGTTTCGAATTTTTAATATTTAA
- the rpsT gene encoding 30S ribosomal protein S20, with protein sequence MPITSSAKKALRASKKKRVFNLRRKNNIDNAIKTVKRLVADKKGSEATKALAAAYAALDKAAKGKLIKKNAASRRKARLAAFVKKTA encoded by the coding sequence ATGCCAATTACATCTTCAGCAAAGAAGGCCCTTCGCGCATCAAAGAAGAAGCGTGTCTTCAACTTGCGCCGCAAAAACAATATCGACAATGCGATCAAGACAGTGAAGCGTTTAGTGGCTGACAAGAAGGGAAGCGAGGCAACGAAAGCACTCGCCGCAGCATATGCTGCCCTCGACAAAGCCGCAAAAGGAAAGCTCATTAAGAAAAATGCAGCATCCCGAAGAAAGGCTCGTCTCGCTGCGTTCGTCAAAAAGACAGCGTAA
- the murE gene encoding UDP-N-acetylmuramyl-tripeptide synthetase has product MEAILRKIKGVIPKQTFKKLQPWYHYFMALTGAIYYGFPSRRIGVILITGTKGKSSTVEIMSSILEAAGKKTALTNTIRFKIGDSSERNMFKMTTPGRFFMQRFLSRAVVSGCKWAVIEMSSEAAVQFRHKFLNPNAVIFLNLAPEHIESHGGYENYVNAKLSIAKELQRTSKKKRAIVVNADDVEHEKFLKMSTADRKLFSMKDAEPWRIHEHGILFSWKNARVTSQLLGAFNIMNCLAAAACAESLGIPDAAIREGIERMGRVAGRAEKIEFGQGFDAVIDYAHTPDSLTKLYEAFSQSKRIGVLGNTGGGRDTWKRPEMARIAALHCHHIFLTNEDPYDEDPMQIITDMASAIPRAPLTIEIDRRTAIKQALSMAREIVVANPGEKVSVLISGKGTDPYIMGKNGSKQVWSDRTVTEEELRHLLAVEAAEAAVTEERINA; this is encoded by the coding sequence ATGGAGGCAATTCTTCGAAAAATTAAAGGGGTTATTCCTAAGCAGACCTTCAAAAAACTACAGCCGTGGTATCACTATTTTATGGCTCTAACTGGCGCCATCTATTATGGCTTCCCTTCTCGTAGAATCGGGGTTATTTTGATCACTGGAACAAAAGGTAAATCAAGTACGGTAGAAATCATGAGTTCTATTTTGGAAGCCGCTGGAAAAAAGACAGCACTTACAAATACAATTCGATTCAAGATTGGTGACAGTTCCGAGAGAAACATGTTTAAGATGACCACTCCTGGTCGTTTTTTCATGCAGCGATTCTTGAGTAGAGCTGTTGTTTCTGGATGTAAGTGGGCTGTCATTGAAATGAGTTCTGAAGCAGCAGTTCAATTCAGACACAAGTTCCTTAACCCAAACGCTGTTATTTTCCTTAACCTCGCACCTGAACACATTGAGTCTCATGGAGGATACGAAAACTATGTGAATGCAAAACTCTCAATTGCAAAAGAACTCCAGCGAACATCCAAAAAGAAGCGTGCGATTGTTGTAAACGCTGATGATGTTGAGCATGAGAAATTCCTCAAGATGTCTACCGCTGATAGAAAGTTGTTCTCAATGAAAGATGCTGAGCCATGGAGAATACACGAACACGGAATTCTATTCTCTTGGAAAAACGCCCGCGTAACAAGCCAACTACTTGGTGCATTCAATATTATGAACTGTCTTGCTGCGGCAGCGTGTGCAGAATCCCTTGGAATACCCGACGCTGCGATACGAGAAGGAATTGAACGGATGGGGCGTGTTGCCGGACGAGCTGAGAAAATTGAGTTCGGACAAGGTTTTGATGCGGTAATTGACTACGCACATACACCTGACTCACTAACAAAGCTCTACGAAGCATTTTCTCAATCAAAGCGCATTGGTGTTCTTGGAAATACTGGAGGAGGACGTGATACCTGGAAGCGACCTGAGATGGCTCGCATTGCCGCCCTCCACTGTCACCATATTTTCCTCACAAATGAAGATCCGTACGATGAAGATCCGATGCAAATTATTACCGACATGGCTTCTGCAATCCCTCGTGCGCCACTGACAATTGAAATTGACCGTCGCACCGCAATTAAACAAGCACTCTCAATGGCACGCGAAATAGTCGTTGCAAATCCAGGAGAAAAAGTATCTGTACTTATTTCAGGAAAAGGAACTGACCCATATATCATGGGCAAAAATGGCTCAAAGCAAGTATGGAGCGACAGAACGGTAACAGAAGAAGAACTGCGTCACCTACTTGCAGTTGAAGCTGCTGAGGCAGCTGTTACAGAAGAAAGGATCAATGCCTGA
- a CDS encoding DNA polymerase, translating into MSPTKHTKDKKVLVLLDSHAILHRAYHALPDFASTKGEPTGALYGLCLMLFAITEKFSPSHIAACFDLPKPTYRHHAYAAYKAGRVKSDEALITQINRAREVFKAFNIPLYEKEGFEADDMLGTIVTQVKRDIPIVIASGDMDTLQLADKDHVSIFTLKKGVKDTILYNEKAVVERFGFDPEFLPDYKGLRGDPSDNIIGVPGIGDKTATILICKYHSIEKMYKALKKDRKNFAAESGVTERIAGILEEHEEDALFSKMLATIRRDAPVLFSLEGSVWNPAGRMAEIKKLFTDLEFRSLIPRAQTLFNGGAPSVEYDDPADVEEESIVPDEATLTDEDKELFNKSAVMLWIVDSAHTTPSLDEIFTYTKAKSLKEAHDTLLEKLKAEPTLLKIWNDIELPLMPVIKHMEVSGVKIDTDNFKKLSETYEKELRSLESQIWKHAGKEFNVNSPRQLGEVLYTDLGLGVKVKKTSTGAQSTKESELEKIKDAHPIVSCILEYRVLQKLLSTYIDVIPSLVNPSDSRLHATFLQAGTTTGRLSSANPNMQNIPIKSERGRAIRDGFVADEGYVLLECDYSQIELRVAAFLSNDPLLIDIFKGGRDVHTEVAAQVFKVPTEEVTKDMRRKAKVINFGILYGMGVNALKANLGTSRAEAQEFYTKYFETFNRLATYLEETKEFAATHGFTETFFGRRRYFAGLKSPLPFIRAGAERMAINAPIQGTEADIIKLAMIDIFNGVVKENEGDIKLVMQIHDSLIFEVKESKAVEFAKEVKRAMEASMPAKDTRGVPILVDVAIGPHWGDMKHVA; encoded by the coding sequence ATGTCACCAACAAAACACACTAAAGATAAAAAAGTACTCGTTCTCCTCGACTCACATGCGATTTTACATCGTGCATACCATGCACTTCCAGATTTTGCGTCTACAAAAGGTGAACCAACGGGAGCACTCTATGGACTATGTTTAATGTTGTTTGCGATTACTGAAAAATTTTCTCCATCACACATTGCTGCGTGTTTTGATTTACCAAAACCAACATACCGGCACCACGCATACGCTGCGTACAAGGCTGGAAGAGTGAAAAGTGATGAAGCATTAATCACGCAGATTAACCGTGCGCGAGAAGTGTTTAAAGCATTCAACATTCCGCTCTATGAAAAGGAAGGATTTGAGGCTGATGACATGCTTGGAACAATTGTGACTCAGGTAAAGCGAGATATTCCAATCGTCATTGCGTCAGGGGATATGGATACATTGCAGTTGGCTGATAAAGATCATGTATCAATATTTACTCTCAAGAAGGGTGTAAAAGATACTATTTTATATAACGAAAAAGCCGTCGTTGAGCGTTTTGGTTTTGATCCGGAATTTTTGCCTGATTATAAAGGTCTTCGTGGAGATCCGTCTGACAACATTATTGGAGTACCTGGAATTGGAGACAAGACTGCAACTATTTTGATTTGTAAGTACCACAGTATTGAAAAGATGTATAAGGCGCTTAAGAAAGACCGAAAAAACTTTGCTGCAGAATCAGGTGTTACTGAACGTATCGCAGGAATTTTGGAAGAACATGAGGAGGATGCACTGTTCTCGAAAATGCTCGCAACAATTAGAAGAGATGCTCCGGTTCTGTTTTCTCTTGAAGGCTCTGTGTGGAACCCAGCGGGGAGGATGGCTGAAATTAAAAAGCTATTTACTGACCTTGAATTTCGATCACTCATTCCTCGAGCACAGACTCTGTTTAATGGTGGAGCTCCGTCTGTTGAATATGATGATCCTGCGGACGTAGAAGAAGAGTCAATTGTGCCTGATGAGGCAACATTAACTGATGAAGACAAGGAGTTATTTAACAAGTCCGCTGTAATGTTGTGGATAGTGGATTCAGCGCATACAACCCCATCGCTCGATGAAATTTTCACGTACACAAAGGCAAAATCACTTAAAGAGGCACACGATACACTCCTAGAAAAGTTGAAAGCAGAACCAACACTGTTAAAGATTTGGAATGATATTGAGTTACCACTCATGCCTGTCATTAAGCATATGGAAGTGTCGGGTGTAAAAATCGATACGGATAATTTCAAGAAGTTATCTGAAACGTATGAAAAAGAATTACGTTCCCTTGAAAGCCAGATTTGGAAACATGCAGGGAAAGAATTTAACGTTAATTCACCACGACAACTTGGGGAGGTTCTATACACTGACTTAGGCCTCGGAGTGAAAGTGAAAAAGACATCTACTGGTGCACAATCAACAAAAGAATCAGAGCTTGAAAAGATTAAGGATGCACACCCAATCGTTTCCTGTATTTTAGAATACCGAGTGTTACAAAAACTCCTCTCAACATACATCGACGTCATTCCTTCACTGGTAAATCCAAGTGACAGCAGGCTCCATGCAACATTCCTTCAAGCAGGAACAACAACAGGAAGACTCTCATCTGCAAACCCAAACATGCAGAATATTCCAATTAAAAGTGAGCGGGGTAGAGCTATTCGTGATGGGTTTGTGGCTGACGAAGGGTATGTACTTCTTGAATGTGATTACTCTCAAATCGAGCTTCGGGTTGCAGCGTTTCTTTCAAACGATCCGCTACTCATTGATATTTTTAAGGGTGGACGAGATGTTCACACTGAGGTTGCCGCACAGGTATTCAAGGTGCCAACTGAAGAAGTGACAAAGGATATGCGTCGAAAAGCAAAGGTGATTAACTTCGGTATTTTGTACGGAATGGGAGTAAATGCTCTTAAAGCAAACCTTGGCACATCACGTGCAGAAGCACAGGAATTTTATACGAAATATTTTGAAACATTTAATCGACTCGCAACATATCTCGAAGAAACAAAAGAATTTGCAGCGACGCATGGATTTACAGAAACGTTTTTCGGACGGCGCAGGTATTTTGCAGGATTAAAATCACCACTTCCATTTATCCGAGCAGGCGCAGAGCGTATGGCAATTAACGCACCAATCCAAGGAACCGAGGCAGACATCATTAAGCTAGCCATGATTGATATTTTTAACGGAGTAGTGAAAGAGAACGAAGGAGATATTAAGTTAGTTATGCAGATCCATGACTCACTTATCTTTGAAGTTAAAGAATCAAAGGCGGTAGAGTTCGCAAAAGAAGTGAAGCGAGCAATGGAAGCATCAATGCCTGCAAAAGATACTCGAGGTGTACCTATTCTTGTTGATGTTGCAATCGGTCCACACTGGGGTGATATGAAACATGTTGCATAG
- the mutM gene encoding bifunctional DNA-formamidopyrimidine glycosylase/DNA-(apurinic or apyrimidinic site) lyase yields the protein MPELPEVETTVLGLRKEIVGYTINDVWTDYASSYKAHKQSIKDASYFEYFKRNTVGAVIKSTSRRGKNVLVHLDNRKTILTHMKMTGHYLVGTYTFHQGEKDPWRGAENTPLSTDSFNRRIHLVFTLTKNKTEKHLALSDMRKFAKVLLVDTEKLSEVSDIKAIGPDALSSEFTYKEFKEALHKRSKGKIKQVLLDQSLIAGIGNIYSGEMLWLARIHPESIVSKIPEAQLKHLYTDMQKVLINGINFGGDSMSDYRNVYGLAGDFQNRHNTYRKTGKPCAQKGCTGTIKRIVVATRSAHFCDTHQVKY from the coding sequence ATGCCTGAACTCCCAGAAGTTGAAACAACCGTCCTTGGACTTAGAAAAGAAATAGTTGGATATACCATCAACGATGTGTGGACCGACTATGCCAGTTCGTACAAGGCACACAAGCAATCAATTAAAGATGCGTCGTATTTTGAGTACTTCAAAAGAAACACAGTTGGAGCAGTGATCAAGAGCACAAGTCGTCGAGGAAAAAATGTCCTCGTACATTTAGATAACAGAAAGACCATCCTCACTCACATGAAGATGACCGGACACTATCTAGTTGGCACATATACATTCCACCAAGGAGAAAAAGATCCATGGAGAGGAGCTGAGAATACTCCCCTATCTACTGACTCATTCAATAGACGAATTCATTTAGTGTTTACGCTTACAAAAAACAAAACAGAAAAACATCTAGCGCTTTCTGATATGCGCAAGTTCGCTAAAGTATTACTCGTTGATACAGAAAAACTTTCTGAGGTTTCTGATATTAAGGCCATTGGCCCAGATGCACTCTCATCTGAATTTACATACAAAGAATTTAAAGAGGCGCTGCACAAGCGATCCAAAGGAAAAATTAAACAGGTACTCCTAGATCAATCTCTCATTGCGGGTATTGGGAATATCTACTCTGGTGAAATGTTGTGGTTAGCACGTATTCATCCCGAATCTATTGTTTCGAAAATACCTGAAGCACAGCTTAAACACCTATACACTGACATGCAGAAAGTGCTGATCAACGGAATTAATTTTGGAGGAGACTCAATGTCTGACTACCGAAACGTGTACGGACTAGCTGGAGATTTCCAAAATCGACACAATACCTATAGAAAAACTGGAAAACCCTGTGCACAAAAAGGATGCACTGGAACGATTAAGAGAATCGTTGTTGCTACGAGAAGCGCTCACTTTTGTGACACTCACCAGGTTAAATATTAA